A genomic segment from Gemmatimonadaceae bacterium encodes:
- a CDS encoding tetratricopeptide repeat protein, with product MQAIGRRCAAYAPLALALGLASCRLAPPAAGTTAAGAQPEAMSLLGEPLYSPPIPAAARAVYEQRLAEARRAYDRAPGNADPIIWLGRRTAYLGRYREAIAIFTEGIAKHPDDARMYRHRGHRYITVRELDNAIADLTHAGELTKGQPDEIEPDGIPNARNIPTSTLQSNIWYHLGLAHYLQGDFDRALPAYRQAMRVSGNPDMLVATSHWLYMTLRRLGRNVEAEAVLASISRDMDIIENDAYHRLLLLYKGELSPDSLAPSGTAALTDASVGYGLGNWHLYNGRREEAMKVFRRVLSGGNWPAFGYIASEAELARH from the coding sequence ATGCAAGCAATCGGCCGCCGATGCGCGGCGTACGCGCCACTGGCTCTCGCTCTGGGACTCGCCTCCTGCCGGCTGGCGCCGCCGGCCGCGGGCACAACCGCCGCCGGCGCTCAGCCCGAAGCGATGTCGCTGCTCGGGGAGCCGCTGTACAGCCCGCCGATTCCCGCGGCGGCGCGCGCGGTGTACGAGCAAAGGCTCGCCGAAGCCCGCCGGGCGTACGATCGCGCCCCGGGCAACGCCGACCCGATCATCTGGCTCGGCCGCCGCACCGCGTATCTCGGGCGCTACCGGGAAGCCATCGCGATTTTCACCGAGGGGATCGCGAAACATCCGGACGACGCGCGCATGTATCGCCACCGCGGGCACAGATACATCACCGTGCGGGAGCTGGACAACGCGATAGCCGATCTCACTCACGCCGGAGAGCTGACTAAGGGCCAGCCGGACGAGATCGAGCCTGACGGGATTCCAAACGCGCGCAACATCCCGACGAGCACCCTGCAGTCCAATATCTGGTACCACTTGGGGCTCGCGCACTACCTGCAGGGCGACTTTGACCGCGCGCTCCCGGCATACCGCCAAGCGATGCGGGTCTCCGGCAACCCCGACATGCTCGTGGCCACGTCGCACTGGCTGTACATGACGCTGCGACGGCTGGGCCGCAATGTGGAAGCGGAAGCGGTGCTGGCTTCGATCTCGCGCGACATGGACATCATCGAGAACGACGCGTACCACCGGCTGCTTCTCCTGTACAAGGGCGAGCTGTCGCCGGATTCCCTCGCTCCGTCAGGCACCGCTGCGCTCACCGATGCTTCCGTCGGCTACGGCCTGGGCAATTGGCATCTGTACAACGGTCGGCGCGAGGAAGCGATGAAGGTTTTCAGGCGCGTATTGAGCGGAGGCAACTGGCCGGCGTTCGGCTACATCGCCTCCGAGGCGGAGCTCGCGCGGCACTAG
- a CDS encoding inorganic diphosphatase — MGPAHLHEDGDPLDVLVMINRKEVEHFFSIYKDLEGRRAEIQRREKSELAAEVILDSIRRYEKKYLQHGP; from the coding sequence ATGGGGCCCGCCCACCTGCACGAGGACGGCGATCCGCTCGACGTCCTCGTCATGATCAACCGCAAGGAAGTCGAGCACTTCTTCTCGATCTACAAGGACCTCGAGGGGAGGCGCGCGGAGATCCAGCGGCGGGAGAAGAGCGAGCTCGCGGCGGAAGTCATCCTCGATTCGATCCGGCGGTACGAGAAGAAGTATCTCCAGCACGGTCCCTGA
- the acs gene encoding acetate--CoA ligase produces MSHDDIDVLLQEHRKFPPPAEFRENAHVRTLDIYDRATADYEAFWAEQAATLQWSKPWKKVLDWKPPYAKWFVGGRLNVSVNCVDRHLNGPRRNKAALIWEGEPGERRTLTYWDMYCEVTKFANVLRGLGVGKGDRVAIYLPMIPEVIISMLACTRIGAIHSVVFGGFSPESLSDRIKDSKCKLLVTADGGYRRGQVVPLKRNADKALEETPSIKNVVVVRRTSAGHEDDTFAEMQDGRDHWWHQLVDDAAIGCEPEEMDAEDVLYILYTSGTTGKPKGIVHTTGGYLTGVAYTTKMVFDLKDEDVFWCTADVGWVTGHSYVAYGPLANGVTCLMYEGAPDWPEKDRFWDMCARHGVTVLYTAPTAIRAFMKWGDEYPAKHDLSRLRLLGTVGEPINPEAWMWYQEHIGGNRCPIVDTWWQTETGSIVISPLPGVTDTKPGSATKPLPGFFAELLDSTAQRIPVGGGLLALTKPWPAMLRTIWGDDDRYVQTYFTKWDGRPDLYFPGDGAKRDDEGYFWILGRVDDVLNVAGHRIGTMEVESALVEHPSVAEAAVVGKTHELKGQAIAAFVTLREGFTQNPALRDELRDFVAQKIGAIARPDDILFSADLPKTRSGKIMRRLLRDIAEGRALGDTTTLADPNVVAALKVQYEDKE; encoded by the coding sequence ATGAGCCACGACGACATCGACGTCCTGTTGCAGGAGCACCGGAAGTTCCCGCCCCCCGCGGAGTTCCGGGAGAACGCGCACGTGCGCACGCTCGACATCTACGACCGCGCGACCGCGGACTACGAGGCGTTCTGGGCCGAGCAGGCGGCGACGCTGCAGTGGTCGAAGCCCTGGAAAAAAGTCCTCGACTGGAAGCCGCCGTACGCCAAGTGGTTCGTCGGCGGCAGGCTCAACGTCTCGGTCAATTGCGTGGACCGGCATCTCAATGGGCCACGACGCAACAAAGCGGCGCTGATCTGGGAAGGCGAGCCGGGCGAGCGGCGCACGCTGACCTACTGGGACATGTATTGCGAGGTCACCAAGTTCGCGAACGTCCTCCGCGGGCTGGGCGTGGGCAAGGGTGATCGGGTAGCGATCTACCTGCCGATGATACCGGAAGTCATCATCTCGATGCTGGCCTGCACCCGGATCGGGGCCATTCACTCGGTGGTTTTCGGCGGCTTCTCCCCCGAATCTCTGAGCGACCGGATCAAAGACTCCAAATGCAAGCTGCTGGTGACGGCCGACGGCGGCTACCGGCGCGGGCAGGTCGTCCCGCTCAAGCGCAACGCCGACAAGGCGCTGGAGGAGACGCCGTCGATCAAGAACGTGGTGGTCGTCCGCCGCACGTCGGCCGGACACGAAGACGACACGTTCGCCGAGATGCAGGACGGGCGCGACCATTGGTGGCACCAACTGGTCGACGACGCTGCGATCGGCTGCGAGCCGGAAGAGATGGATGCCGAAGACGTGCTGTACATCCTGTACACGTCGGGGACGACCGGCAAGCCGAAGGGGATCGTGCACACGACCGGCGGATACCTCACCGGCGTGGCATACACGACGAAGATGGTGTTCGACCTCAAGGACGAGGACGTGTTCTGGTGCACCGCGGACGTCGGCTGGGTTACCGGCCATTCCTACGTGGCTTACGGGCCGCTCGCGAATGGCGTGACCTGCCTCATGTACGAGGGAGCGCCGGACTGGCCGGAAAAGGACCGCTTCTGGGACATGTGCGCGCGCCACGGAGTCACGGTCCTATACACGGCGCCGACGGCGATCCGGGCATTCATGAAGTGGGGGGACGAGTATCCCGCCAAGCACGACCTGTCGCGGCTCCGCCTGCTCGGCACGGTCGGCGAGCCGATCAATCCCGAAGCGTGGATGTGGTACCAGGAGCACATCGGCGGCAACCGCTGCCCCATCGTCGACACGTGGTGGCAGACGGAGACAGGCTCGATCGTGATCTCGCCGCTGCCGGGCGTGACCGACACCAAGCCCGGGAGTGCTACCAAACCGTTGCCGGGCTTCTTCGCGGAGCTGCTCGATTCCACGGCGCAGAGAATCCCCGTGGGCGGTGGCCTGCTGGCGCTCACCAAGCCCTGGCCCGCGATGCTCCGAACGATCTGGGGCGACGATGACCGGTACGTGCAGACGTATTTCACGAAGTGGGATGGGCGGCCGGATCTCTACTTCCCGGGCGACGGCGCCAAGCGCGACGACGAGGGCTATTTCTGGATCCTCGGCCGCGTGGACGACGTGTTGAACGTCGCCGGCCATCGCATCGGCACCATGGAAGTCGAGTCGGCTCTGGTCGAGCACCCCTCCGTGGCCGAAGCCGCGGTCGTGGGCAAGACGCACGAGCTCAAGGGGCAGGCGATCGCCGCGTTCGTGACGCTGCGCGAGGGGTTCACGCAGAACCCCGCGCTCCGCGACGAGTTGCGCGATTTCGTGGCGCAGAAGATCGGCGCGATCGCGCGCCCCGACGACATCCTGTTCTCCGCCGATCTCCCCAAGACGCGCTCGGGCAAGATCATGCGGCGGCTCCTGCGCGACATCGCCGAGGGGCGGGCGCTGGGCGATACGACAACGCTGGCGGACCCGAACGTGGTGGCGGCCCTGAAGGTTCAGTACGAGGATAAAGAGTGA
- a CDS encoding vitamin K epoxide reductase family protein gives MSRREVVAALALAGIFVALYLTLYKLGAIGELSCRVGSCETVNSSPWAVFLGAPVAAWGVGFYVVTFAVALAGLQARFAGSRRLSLALVLLSGFGVLFSAWLTYLELFVIRAICQWCVVSAVIVLAIFAVSVWDYLARGDSRNATGESRP, from the coding sequence GTGAGTCGCCGCGAGGTCGTGGCGGCGCTGGCGCTCGCCGGGATCTTCGTCGCGCTGTACCTGACGCTGTACAAGCTGGGCGCGATCGGCGAGCTGTCCTGCCGCGTCGGTTCGTGCGAGACGGTGAACTCGAGCCCGTGGGCGGTGTTCCTGGGCGCGCCGGTGGCGGCGTGGGGCGTCGGGTTCTACGTGGTGACGTTCGCGGTTGCGCTGGCGGGGCTGCAGGCGCGTTTTGCCGGTTCCCGGCGGCTGTCGCTGGCGCTGGTGCTGCTGTCTGGGTTCGGAGTGCTGTTCTCCGCCTGGCTGACGTACCTGGAGCTGTTCGTTATCCGCGCGATCTGCCAGTGGTGCGTCGTGTCGGCTGTGATCGTGCTGGCGATTTTCGCTGTTAGCGTCTGGGATTATTTGGCACGCGGTGATTCCAGGAATGCTACGGGGGAATCCAGGCCGTGA
- a CDS encoding CDP-alcohol phosphatidyltransferase family protein: MPGAVPMNLPNIVSLSRLVLAAAFIALDDDATRIALIAAAGFTDFLDGWLARRQHTSTSMGALIDPIADRAFVLTALSVYLFDGKITTPEYFIVLSRDFATAIGFLVARVVPWLRPAVFQARMLGKTVTVLQLTLLVVVLLWRAPVDLLVLAIGAFSAASIVDYTLALWHRAKAASAERQAAADTTVPPR; encoded by the coding sequence ATGCCTGGCGCCGTGCCGATGAATCTGCCGAACATCGTTTCCCTCTCGCGGCTCGTGCTCGCGGCGGCGTTCATCGCGCTCGACGACGACGCGACCAGGATCGCGCTGATCGCCGCGGCCGGCTTCACGGATTTTCTCGACGGGTGGCTCGCGCGGCGGCAGCACACGTCGACCTCGATGGGAGCGCTCATCGATCCCATCGCGGACCGCGCGTTCGTGCTCACAGCGCTGTCGGTGTACCTGTTCGACGGCAAGATCACCACTCCCGAGTATTTCATTGTGCTGTCGCGCGATTTCGCGACCGCGATCGGCTTCCTCGTTGCAAGGGTCGTCCCATGGCTGCGGCCCGCCGTGTTCCAGGCGCGGATGCTGGGCAAGACGGTCACCGTGCTGCAGCTGACGCTGCTAGTGGTGGTGCTGCTCTGGCGCGCGCCGGTCGACCTGCTCGTGCTGGCCATCGGGGCATTCTCCGCGGCGTCGATCGTGGATTACACGCTGGCTCTGTGGCATCGGGCCAAGGCCGCGAGCGCCGAGCGCCAGGCCGCCGCCGACACCACCGTTCCTCCGCGGTAG
- the msrA gene encoding peptide-methionine (S)-S-oxide reductase MsrA, which translates to MAKATFGAGCFWGVEAAFRQIPGVTDAVSGYSGGTIVNPTYKDVCTGTTGHAEVVEVAYDPARVTYQQLLDAFWKMHDPATRDRQGPDVGSQYRSAIFYHDDEQKRLAEESKAAQDASKLYRGPIVTAIEQAGPFYEAEDYHQRYLEKRGMVSCKV; encoded by the coding sequence ATGGCAAAGGCGACTTTTGGCGCGGGGTGCTTCTGGGGTGTCGAGGCCGCGTTCAGGCAGATCCCGGGAGTCACCGACGCGGTGTCGGGATATTCCGGCGGGACGATTGTGAACCCCACGTACAAGGACGTGTGCACCGGGACGACCGGTCACGCCGAGGTAGTGGAAGTCGCCTACGATCCGGCACGGGTCACCTATCAGCAGCTGCTCGACGCCTTCTGGAAGATGCACGATCCAGCCACGCGGGACCGGCAGGGGCCCGACGTGGGCTCACAGTACCGCTCGGCGATCTTCTATCACGACGACGAGCAGAAGCGCCTGGCCGAGGAGTCGAAGGCCGCGCAGGACGCGTCGAAGCTGTACCGGGGGCCGATCGTCACGGCCATAGAGCAAGCGGGACCGTTCTACGAGGCCGAGGACTATCACCAGCGCTATCTGGAGAAGCGCGGGATGGTGAGCTGTAAGGTCTAG
- a CDS encoding alpha/beta hydrolase translates to MQADSIRVPVGPGAIHVERYGHGGTGIILLHGFGTSGFLWRNVAPVLAEAGHTAYAVDLFGYGESDRSFDADFGIAAQAEYLDAAMTALRVARGVIVGVDLGGVIALRLAVTRPERVQRLVLINTPAFDELPPKDITSMQRSTAKFAVRVTRGVLGAAPLLRSVLEGGVADPAKMPMKLVARYLASFAGQNGVQHLLALASSVRREDFEDLDLSGIHAPTLVVWGDQDKWLDPKLPDRLVNAIPDSRLSRVHGVARLVPEESPEQLCELLLSFIRSRDQT, encoded by the coding sequence ATGCAAGCTGACAGCATCCGGGTCCCGGTCGGTCCGGGAGCGATCCACGTGGAGCGGTACGGCCACGGCGGCACCGGCATAATTCTGCTGCACGGGTTCGGCACGTCGGGCTTCCTCTGGCGCAACGTCGCGCCGGTGCTGGCCGAAGCGGGCCATACTGCCTACGCGGTGGATCTGTTCGGCTACGGCGAATCGGATCGCTCGTTCGACGCGGACTTCGGCATCGCCGCGCAGGCCGAGTATCTCGACGCGGCCATGACCGCGCTCCGCGTCGCCAGGGGCGTGATCGTCGGCGTCGACCTCGGCGGCGTCATCGCGCTGCGGCTGGCGGTCACCCGCCCGGAGCGCGTCCAGCGGCTGGTGTTGATCAACACGCCGGCTTTCGACGAGCTCCCGCCCAAGGACATCACGTCCATGCAGCGGAGCACCGCGAAGTTCGCCGTGCGGGTCACTCGCGGAGTTCTCGGCGCGGCGCCGCTGCTGCGGAGCGTGCTCGAGGGCGGGGTGGCCGATCCGGCCAAGATGCCGATGAAGCTCGTCGCGCGATACCTGGCCTCGTTCGCCGGCCAGAACGGGGTGCAGCATCTGCTCGCGCTCGCGAGCTCGGTCCGGCGGGAGGATTTCGAGGACCTCGATCTGAGCGGCATTCACGCGCCGACTCTCGTCGTCTGGGGAGATCAGGACAAGTGGCTCGATCCGAAGCTGCCCGACCGGCTGGTGAACGCGATCCCGGACAGCAGGCTGAGCCGCGTGCACGGAGTCGCGCGGCTGGTCCCCGAGGAGAGTCCGGAGCAACTGTGCGAGCTGCTGCTGAGCTTCATCCGCTCGCGGGATCAGACGTGA
- the hemB gene encoding porphobilinogen synthase, with translation MARFPESRSRRLRRTPALRRLFSETDLTPARLVLPLFVRDGAGVRNPVRSMPGVAQTSVDEMLRDVERAAEHRLGGVILFGIPERKDATGSEAWSEQGAVQQAVRAIKREFPGIVVVTDVCLCEYMEHGHCGIVRDGEVDNDATLDLLARAAASHAAAGADIVAPSDMMDGRVAAIRARLDSDGFHSTAILSYAAKHASAFYGPFRDAAESAPAFGDRRSYQMDPANARESLREVRADLEEGADAIMVKPAGPSLDLIWRVREETDHPIAAYQVSGEYTMIKAAAALGSIDESAVMMESLVAIRRAGADLIVTYFAVEAAARLRE, from the coding sequence TTGGCGAGATTTCCCGAATCGAGGTCCCGTCGTCTGCGCCGGACGCCCGCTCTGCGGCGGCTGTTCAGCGAGACCGATCTCACGCCCGCGCGGCTGGTGCTGCCGCTGTTCGTGCGCGACGGCGCCGGCGTGCGCAACCCCGTGCGGTCGATGCCGGGAGTGGCGCAGACGTCGGTGGACGAAATGCTGCGGGACGTCGAGCGCGCAGCCGAGCATCGCCTCGGCGGCGTGATCCTGTTCGGCATCCCCGAGCGCAAGGACGCAACCGGCTCGGAGGCGTGGAGCGAGCAGGGCGCGGTACAGCAGGCGGTGCGCGCCATCAAGCGGGAGTTCCCCGGAATCGTGGTCGTCACCGACGTGTGCCTGTGCGAGTACATGGAGCATGGGCACTGCGGGATCGTGCGGGATGGCGAGGTGGACAACGACGCGACGCTCGATCTGCTCGCGCGCGCGGCCGCGTCGCACGCCGCGGCGGGCGCGGACATCGTTGCCCCCAGCGACATGATGGACGGCCGCGTGGCGGCGATCCGGGCGCGGCTGGATTCGGACGGCTTTCACAGCACGGCGATCCTGAGCTACGCCGCCAAGCACGCGTCGGCTTTCTACGGTCCTTTCAGGGATGCCGCGGAATCCGCGCCCGCTTTCGGCGACAGGCGCTCGTATCAGATGGATCCCGCGAACGCGCGGGAATCGCTGCGGGAAGTGCGCGCGGATCTCGAGGAGGGCGCGGACGCGATCATGGTGAAGCCCGCCGGTCCCTCCCTGGACCTCATCTGGCGCGTGCGCGAGGAAACTGATCATCCGATCGCGGCGTACCAGGTCAGCGGCGAGTACACGATGATCAAGGCCGCCGCCGCGCTCGGCTCCATCGACGAGTCGGCGGTGATGATGGAGTCGCTGGTCGCGATCCGGCGCGCTGGAGCGGACCTCATCGTCACGTATTTTGCGGTGGAAGCGGCGGCACGGCTGCGCGAGTGA
- the cobA gene encoding uroporphyrinogen-III C-methyltransferase yields MLSEAGVAMAEGKVFLVGAGPGDPGLITVRGRELIDSADAIVYDALANPALLPPDAVSAGFPELFYVGKRGGGKRSVTQEDVNQLILRLAREGKRVVRLKGGDPFVFGRGSEEAIACAEASVSCEIVPGITAGIAAPAYAGIPVTHRGMASSVTLVTGSEDPSRLSSPTNWGALAKSGSTIVLYTGVKTLPQTTAALIEGGLPAETPAAAIQWGTHSRQRTVVATLGTLCDAIERERLKAPVVTVIGWPVLLRDEIAWFEKRPLFGKRIVVTRAAEQAPALSGRLRELGADVLEVPAVRIARLDLDPLRAALEQLGAFEWIVFTSRNGVSLFWEQLLSSGRDARALAGIRIAAVGAATAGALLEHGIAVDVIPDRFVAEGLLDALRERDDLRGASVLHVGAEGARDVLRAGLEELGATVTLLSVYRSVPQPEGAENLRAALEQGEVDLVTLTSASAVTGFVDAVGAAAAHGAAAASIGPITSEAARNAGLDVTIEAAESTIDGLVDAIVGTYTRG; encoded by the coding sequence ATGCTCTCGGAAGCCGGGGTGGCGATGGCGGAAGGAAAGGTTTTTCTCGTCGGTGCGGGCCCGGGCGATCCGGGCCTGATCACCGTGCGCGGCCGCGAGCTGATCGACAGCGCGGATGCGATCGTGTACGACGCGCTGGCCAATCCCGCGCTGCTACCGCCCGACGCGGTATCCGCGGGGTTCCCCGAGCTGTTCTACGTCGGGAAGCGCGGCGGCGGCAAGCGGTCGGTGACGCAGGAAGACGTCAATCAGCTCATCTTGCGGCTGGCGCGCGAAGGGAAGCGCGTGGTGCGGCTCAAGGGCGGCGATCCGTTCGTGTTCGGTCGCGGCAGCGAGGAGGCGATCGCGTGCGCCGAGGCGAGCGTTTCCTGCGAGATCGTTCCCGGGATAACGGCGGGGATAGCCGCGCCCGCGTACGCCGGAATTCCCGTCACGCACCGCGGCATGGCTTCATCCGTCACGCTGGTGACCGGCAGCGAGGACCCGTCCAGGCTGTCGAGCCCGACGAACTGGGGAGCGCTGGCGAAGAGCGGCAGCACGATCGTGCTGTACACGGGAGTGAAGACGCTCCCGCAGACGACGGCGGCTCTCATCGAAGGCGGGCTGCCCGCGGAAACGCCGGCGGCGGCCATCCAGTGGGGCACTCACTCCAGGCAGCGCACGGTGGTCGCGACCCTCGGCACGCTGTGCGACGCGATCGAGCGCGAGCGGCTGAAGGCGCCCGTAGTCACCGTCATCGGCTGGCCGGTGCTGCTGCGGGACGAGATCGCCTGGTTCGAGAAGCGCCCGCTGTTCGGCAAGCGCATCGTGGTGACGCGCGCGGCCGAGCAGGCGCCCGCGCTCAGCGGCCGGCTCCGGGAGCTCGGCGCGGACGTGCTCGAGGTGCCGGCCGTGCGGATCGCGCGGCTCGATCTCGATCCGCTTCGCGCGGCGCTGGAGCAGCTCGGCGCGTTCGAGTGGATCGTGTTCACGAGCCGCAACGGCGTGTCGCTGTTCTGGGAGCAGCTGCTGTCGAGCGGGCGCGACGCGCGCGCGCTCGCGGGAATCAGGATCGCCGCGGTGGGAGCGGCGACCGCGGGCGCCTTGCTCGAGCACGGCATCGCGGTCGACGTGATCCCCGACCGGTTCGTCGCGGAAGGGCTGCTCGATGCGCTGCGCGAGCGCGACGACTTGCGCGGCGCGAGCGTGCTGCACGTGGGCGCGGAGGGCGCGCGCGACGTGCTGCGCGCGGGGCTGGAAGAGCTGGGCGCGACGGTCACGCTCCTGTCGGTGTACCGCTCGGTGCCGCAGCCCGAGGGGGCCGAGAATCTCCGCGCGGCGCTGGAGCAGGGCGAGGTCGATCTGGTCACGTTGACGTCGGCGTCGGCGGTGACGGGCTTCGTGGACGCCGTGGGCGCGGCCGCCGCGCATGGCGCGGCCGCGGCTTCGATCGGGCCGATCACGTCCGAGGCCGCGCGCAACGCGGGTCTCGACGTCACGATCGAAGCAGCGGAGTCGACGATCGACGGACTGGTGGACGCCATAGTCGGGACGTACACCCGTGGGTGA
- the hemC gene encoding hydroxymethylbilane synthase: MGETTVRDVVRIGTRASELALRQAAMVESALVAQGVTVEIVKIRTTGDKKTQEPLREIGAKGLFTKELESALRRKKVDCCVHSLKDLPTEQPDGLELAAILEREDPRDVLVINPVTDASSLADLPSGSRVGTSSLRRRAQLLAARPDLDVVDMRGNVPTRLRKMDEGKFHAAVLAAAGLIRLDASQRIGAFLEPPEWLPAAGQGAIAVQIRASDERMRSLTAPLEHAPTRTAVSAERAFLAALEGGCQVPIGALVMPSKDGAGEYILHGLISDVAGRQIVRGSRTVDGADPELAGRELAAEIRARGGSSILAELRAAADVTPPQPE, translated from the coding sequence GTGGGTGAGACGACCGTGCGCGACGTGGTCAGGATCGGAACGCGGGCGTCGGAGCTGGCGCTGCGGCAGGCGGCGATGGTGGAGTCCGCGCTCGTCGCGCAGGGCGTGACCGTCGAGATCGTGAAAATCCGGACGACCGGCGACAAGAAGACGCAGGAGCCCCTGCGCGAGATCGGCGCGAAGGGACTATTCACGAAGGAGCTGGAATCCGCTCTTCGGCGAAAGAAAGTGGATTGTTGCGTGCACTCGCTGAAGGATCTTCCCACCGAGCAGCCCGACGGGCTCGAGCTGGCAGCGATCCTCGAGCGGGAAGACCCGCGGGACGTGCTCGTGATCAATCCGGTGACGGATGCGAGCAGTCTCGCCGATTTGCCGTCCGGCTCGCGCGTCGGAACCTCGAGTCTCCGGCGTCGCGCGCAGCTGCTGGCCGCGCGGCCCGACCTCGACGTCGTGGACATGCGCGGCAACGTCCCGACCAGGCTCAGGAAGATGGACGAGGGGAAATTCCACGCGGCGGTCCTGGCTGCGGCGGGTCTCATCCGGCTGGACGCGAGCCAGCGCATCGGCGCTTTCCTCGAGCCGCCGGAATGGCTGCCGGCGGCGGGGCAGGGCGCGATCGCCGTGCAGATACGCGCGTCCGACGAGCGGATGCGGTCGCTCACCGCGCCGCTGGAACACGCACCGACGCGTACGGCCGTCAGCGCCGAGCGCGCGTTCCTCGCCGCGCTGGAGGGCGGCTGCCAGGTGCCTATCGGCGCGCTGGTGATGCCGTCGAAGGATGGAGCCGGCGAATACATTTTACACGGATTGATCTCGGACGTCGCCGGCCGCCAGATCGTGCGCGGCTCGCGAACGGTGGACGGCGCGGACCCGGAGCTGGCCGGTCGGGAGCTCGCCGCCGAGATTCGCGCGCGCGGCGGATCCAGCATCCTGGCGGAGCTGCGAGCGGCCGCGGACGTCACACCCCCTCAGCCGGAGTGA
- a CDS encoding PAS domain S-box protein, whose amino-acid sequence MTAPEADTPEPRRLEDAFFDVAIDMLCLLGFDGYFKRLNPAWEKTLSFTREELMSRPFIEFVHPDDRERTLRQNAAVRAGGQALSFENRYLCKDGSFRWLRWNAAPDSARQGIYSVARDITGNKRAAEEREQLVRELQTALEEVRTLREILPICSYCRKIRDDENYWHTVESYISQHTGTRFSHGICPSCMAAHAEPAHDVD is encoded by the coding sequence GTGACGGCGCCCGAAGCCGACACACCGGAGCCGCGCCGGCTCGAGGACGCCTTCTTCGACGTCGCGATCGACATGCTCTGCCTGTTGGGCTTCGACGGCTATTTCAAACGGCTCAACCCTGCGTGGGAGAAGACGCTGAGCTTTACCCGCGAGGAGCTGATGTCGCGGCCGTTCATCGAGTTCGTCCATCCCGACGACCGCGAGCGGACGCTGCGCCAGAACGCGGCTGTCAGAGCCGGGGGACAGGCGTTGTCGTTCGAGAACCGCTATCTCTGCAAGGATGGCTCGTTCCGCTGGCTCCGCTGGAACGCCGCGCCCGATTCGGCCAGGCAGGGGATCTACTCGGTGGCGCGCGACATCACCGGGAACAAGCGGGCCGCGGAGGAGCGCGAACAGCTGGTGCGGGAGCTTCAGACTGCGCTGGAGGAAGTGCGGACGCTGCGCGAGATCCTGCCGATCTGCTCGTATTGCAGGAAGATCCGCGACGACGAGAACTACTGGCACACCGTCGAGAGCTACATCTCGCAGCACACGGGGACGCGGTTCAGCCACGGCATCTGCCCGAGCTGCATGGCGGCGCACGCCGAGCCGGCGCACGACGTAGACTAG
- a CDS encoding thioredoxin domain-containing protein, with amino-acid sequence MAQKKAPSGRKSSVRTARNASSRPLGFYLILGAITAAGVGGLAYAALRSGPSTTVADAPVPVTPGSGTARGYLLGDSAAPVQIVEFADFECPSCARFATITEPDVRTRIIETGLANLTYFDLPLPQHINSQPASNAAACADDQGRFWAMHDQIYARQHEWSTYATKNPKGSLRAAAQAAGLDLRAWVECYDSRRHQARIDANAAEAGRRGVNSTPTFFIGGKMYTGPMTYDEVKAAVDSARAAAGAAGSDTSR; translated from the coding sequence ATGGCCCAAAAGAAGGCACCTTCCGGGCGGAAGAGCTCCGTTCGCACCGCTCGCAACGCATCAAGTCGGCCACTCGGCTTCTACCTGATTCTCGGCGCCATCACGGCGGCCGGAGTCGGTGGGCTCGCCTACGCCGCCCTGAGGTCCGGCCCATCCACTACCGTGGCCGACGCGCCGGTACCGGTTACGCCCGGCAGCGGAACGGCCCGCGGGTACCTGCTTGGTGATTCCGCGGCCCCGGTGCAGATCGTCGAGTTCGCGGATTTCGAGTGTCCCTCGTGCGCGCGGTTCGCGACGATAACGGAGCCCGACGTCCGCACGAGAATCATCGAGACCGGATTGGCGAATCTTACCTACTTCGATTTGCCGCTGCCACAGCACATCAACAGCCAGCCGGCGTCGAACGCCGCCGCGTGCGCCGACGACCAGGGCAGGTTCTGGGCGATGCACGACCAGATATACGCCCGGCAGCACGAATGGAGCACGTACGCCACGAAGAACCCCAAGGGTTCGCTGCGCGCCGCCGCACAGGCCGCGGGCCTGGACCTGAGAGCGTGGGTGGAATGCTACGACTCTCGCCGGCACCAGGCGCGGATCGACGCGAACGCCGCCGAAGCCGGCCGCAGAGGCGTCAACTCGACGCCGACGTTCTTCATCGGCGGGAAGATGTACACCGGCCCGATGACGTACGATGAGGTCAAGGCTGCCGTGGATTCCGCGCGCGCGGCCGCGGGTGCGGCGGGGAGCGACACCAGCAGGTGA